One Nitrososphaerales archaeon DNA window includes the following coding sequences:
- a CDS encoding site-2 protease family protein: MVSIENSSPIDHDSIVSMVSKHMRVITYYAREDNTLELSVEPSQTTKEDFQGLLDSLRPYEMVATLRRTGELLTVIVGRIPVHKTRIRNWMPVMLFVATVSIVFYDGFLRAQTASGQAYIKDPWEMAMIYTLSLIGILGIHELGHIIASKKHKVKATWPFFIPGIPGFSISPPTFGAIIFSRGHMPNRDMLFDIGFAGPIAGLAVTIVVSIYGAMLSPLIPIEQANALMGQARLIPIYPSLLMLGSYAAAGKMVDGFIPLMSPISFAAWIGFLVTFLNLLPAWQLDGGHIARAALGQKWHRRTTFMSIVVLAALGYVMMALLIMIMSSRAPDVKPLDDVSPLSRKRKMVFMISLVLAFLCAPLPFSLTF; this comes from the coding sequence TTGGTATCAATCGAAAACAGCAGTCCCATAGATCATGATAGCATTGTGTCTATGGTGTCCAAACATATGCGTGTTATTACATATTACGCTAGAGAAGACAATACCTTAGAGCTTTCAGTAGAGCCCTCACAAACAACAAAGGAAGATTTTCAGGGGCTGCTAGACAGCCTGAGGCCTTATGAAATGGTTGCCACACTCAGAAGGACCGGCGAGTTGTTGACTGTAATTGTTGGACGGATACCAGTTCACAAAACTAGGATAAGAAACTGGATGCCAGTGATGCTCTTTGTCGCTACTGTGAGCATAGTTTTTTATGACGGATTTCTGCGTGCGCAAACTGCCAGTGGTCAGGCATACATCAAAGACCCATGGGAGATGGCTATGATCTATACGCTCTCGCTCATTGGCATACTTGGTATTCATGAACTTGGACATATAATTGCGTCAAAGAAGCATAAGGTAAAGGCAACATGGCCTTTCTTCATACCAGGCATTCCTGGATTTTCCATCAGCCCACCGACATTTGGTGCAATCATATTCTCAAGAGGTCATATGCCAAACCGTGATATGTTATTTGATATAGGCTTTGCAGGACCAATTGCTGGTTTAGCAGTAACTATAGTTGTTTCTATTTACGGCGCGATGCTCTCTCCTTTAATACCAATAGAACAGGCCAACGCGTTAATGGGTCAAGCTCGGCTCATACCAATATATCCAAGTTTGCTGATGCTTGGCAGTTACGCCGCCGCTGGAAAGATGGTAGATGGTTTTATTCCATTAATGTCTCCCATATCGTTCGCCGCATGGATAGGGTTTCTCGTAACGTTTCTTAACCTATTGCCAGCATGGCAGTTAGATGGAGGACATATAGCAAGAGCAGCGTTAGGTCAAAAGTGGCATAGAAGAACCACATTCATGAGCATAGTTGTACTTGCTGCTTTAGGATATGTCATGATGGCATTGTTGATAATGATAATGAGCTCTAGGGCGCCTGACGTAAAACCATTAGACGATGTATCACCACTGTCGAGGAAGAGGAAGATGGTATTCATGATTTCTCTTGTGCTGGCATTCCTATGCGCTCCGTTACCATTTTCATTAACCTTCTAG
- the rimI gene encoding ribosomal protein S18-alanine N-acetyltransferase: MLRNVGPYVIRRCEREDLSPVIEINMTTLPEHYSDYFFESILKELPEAFIVAELDRKIIGYIMCKVEYGFSNFRKLGFVKKGHVVSVAVLPEHRCKGVGKALMQEGMTGMISRKVDEIYLEVRVSNEAAVKLYEELGFQVKSKIRGYYRDGEDAYLMAIET; encoded by the coding sequence GTGCTCAGAAACGTCGGGCCATATGTGATACGAAGGTGTGAGCGCGAAGATCTCTCACCGGTTATAGAGATCAATATGACCACACTGCCAGAACACTATTCTGATTACTTCTTTGAATCAATACTCAAAGAGTTGCCCGAAGCGTTCATCGTCGCGGAACTTGATCGAAAGATAATAGGTTACATCATGTGTAAGGTTGAATATGGTTTTTCTAATTTTCGTAAGTTGGGTTTTGTCAAGAAAGGTCATGTTGTTTCTGTGGCTGTTTTGCCAGAACACAGGTGCAAGGGGGTTGGGAAAGCGTTAATGCAGGAAGGCATGACAGGAATGATCTCTAGAAAGGTTGATGAAATTTACTTGGAGGTCAGGGTTAGCAATGAAGCGGCAGTAAAGTTGTACGAAGAACTTGGCTTCCAGGTAAAGTCCAAGATAAGAGGATACTATAGAGACGGTGAGGATGCTTATCTTATGGCAATAGAAACATAA
- a CDS encoding ATP-dependent DNA ligase, protein MIFAEFASVCDKIRNTRSKNDKVSILASYLRTLDHESLKIVTMFLSGHTFPKGSGLDLNVGHSTVWDVLMELSNMGSDEFGKIYIKHGDLGEVAGHAIAHGKVRPLFKTELTIPYTYQQFNRIAGSTGRGSTEEKRKIVMGLLVNCSPLEARYLVKILVNELRIGLVGGLVELAIAEAFNRDLNEVREAFLVRGDIGYVAQLAKDGKLASAVMQPFMPINFMLADMMFSAKEIIDYYGKQLISEYKYDGVRAQLHKMDDEVRIFSRRLEDITLPFPEIANAASSEKSDFILDGEIVPFRNSKPLPFNELQRRLRRKNVDYEIINEIPVKYIAYDIMYLNGSSTIKHTLARRKQLLDELVLREPMIKAPFLFLDSEEMIANMFSESRDLGHEGLVLKDPDSTYQPGKRGKHWVKLKQELDTIDAVIVIAEYGHGKRAGVLSDYTFAVRDGEQLKVIGKAYSGLTDEEINVMTERLKSIMIGDEGYKIRVMPRIVLEIAFDGIQRSNRHDSGYALRFPRIKRIRDDKGVDDIDTLDKIRSLYDRRTM, encoded by the coding sequence TTGATCTTTGCTGAATTTGCGAGTGTTTGTGATAAGATAAGAAACACGAGAAGTAAGAACGATAAGGTAAGCATACTTGCTTCTTATTTGCGAACACTTGATCACGAATCGTTGAAAATTGTGACCATGTTCTTGTCAGGTCACACGTTTCCAAAAGGTTCAGGATTGGATCTTAATGTTGGACACAGCACTGTATGGGACGTATTAATGGAATTGTCAAACATGGGATCAGATGAATTTGGAAAGATATACATCAAGCATGGAGATCTTGGAGAAGTTGCAGGACATGCCATTGCGCATGGGAAGGTGCGGCCCTTGTTCAAAACAGAATTAACAATTCCATACACATATCAGCAGTTTAATAGAATAGCAGGTAGCACTGGTCGGGGATCGACTGAGGAAAAAAGAAAGATCGTTATGGGCTTGCTTGTTAATTGCTCGCCTTTGGAAGCAAGATACCTTGTCAAAATATTGGTTAATGAGTTAAGGATTGGTCTTGTTGGTGGCTTGGTTGAACTTGCCATAGCAGAAGCATTTAACCGTGATCTGAATGAGGTAAGGGAAGCGTTCCTAGTTAGAGGTGATATTGGCTATGTAGCACAGCTTGCCAAGGATGGTAAACTTGCATCAGCTGTAATGCAACCTTTTATGCCAATCAATTTTATGCTTGCCGATATGATGTTTAGTGCAAAGGAGATCATTGACTACTATGGTAAGCAACTGATTTCTGAGTACAAATACGATGGTGTTAGAGCACAATTGCATAAGATGGACGACGAGGTAAGGATATTTTCTAGAAGGCTCGAGGACATAACATTGCCATTTCCAGAGATTGCTAACGCAGCCTCAAGTGAGAAAAGTGATTTCATTCTAGATGGCGAAATTGTGCCCTTTAGAAACAGCAAGCCTTTGCCTTTCAATGAACTGCAAAGAAGGTTGAGAAGGAAGAATGTCGATTATGAAATAATAAATGAAATACCAGTCAAGTACATAGCATATGACATTATGTACCTGAATGGCTCTAGCACTATAAAACATACACTCGCAAGACGGAAACAATTGCTTGACGAATTAGTACTGAGGGAACCTATGATTAAAGCTCCATTCCTGTTTCTAGATTCTGAAGAAATGATAGCCAATATGTTTTCAGAGAGCAGAGATTTGGGACATGAAGGGCTAGTACTTAAAGATCCAGACTCTACATATCAGCCAGGAAAGCGTGGAAAGCACTGGGTCAAATTAAAGCAGGAACTTGACACCATAGACGCCGTCATTGTTATAGCAGAGTATGGGCACGGGAAAAGAGCCGGAGTTCTTTCTGATTATACGTTTGCAGTTAGAGATGGAGAACAACTTAAGGTCATAGGTAAGGCCTATTCAGGTTTGACAGATGAGGAGATCAATGTTATGACTGAGAGATTGAAATCTATTATGATCGGAGATGAAGGTTACAAAATAAGAGTGATGCCTAGAATCGTTCTTGAGATAGCCTTCGATGGCATACAGAGGAGTAATAGGCATGACAGTGGTTATGCATTGAGATTCCCCAGAATAAAGCGCATACGAGATGACAAAGGTGTCGATGACATTGATACACTCGATAAAATCAGGTCATTATATGATAGAAGAACAATGTGA